The segment TTGCTTATCACTCACATGAATCACTTTGCTGACTTGAGACCTATCCAAAAGCTGAGAAGCTCTACCTGCTCCGTGTCCAGGGATCAAGCGACTGCCAGACTTCTGATGAAAAATAATACTACCCAAGGCATCCACAGCTACTACTTTGGTATGCATCTCATGTTGCCGAATATACTCCGCACAACCCATGATGGTACCACATGTACTCGTGGCGGCAAACAAAAAATCCACATCATGATGCAACACTTCCGCGATTTCTCTCATGGTATGGTAATGTGCCTGTGGGTTGGCAAGGTTCGCATATTGGTTCGGCCAAAAACTATTCGGGATTTTTTTGAGCAAGGCCTGTACTTTAGCCAATCGGACGTTGAGATAACTACTATCATCTATGCAATCAATCATTTCAATCTTGGCACTATACGTTTTCAAAATTTTTAGTGTCTGTGGATTCACATTGGGATCTACTACAACTATCAGCTTCAGCCCATGTTTTAAACAAAGCTGTGCCAAACCTATCGCCATGTTGCCAGAGCTAGATTCTATGATGGTCGTATCGCGTTGTACCTGACCTGTCTTCATGGCATCTACCAGTAGACTTTCGGCTGTACGGTCCTTGATGCTACCGCCGGGGTTGAAACTTTCGATCTTTGCAAAAATTGACACATTGTATGCTGGATACAGGTATTGTAATTGCACCAAAGGAGTATTACCTATAGTTGCGAGTATGCCTTGCTTGAGTTTAGGCTGACTCAGAGTTTGAGAAAATCTGATCATATCATTGCGTTTTTTTTAAATATCCAAGTTTTGGTCACTGGTGATGTATTTGAGATTTGAGCTCGGAGTTCTTCTGTGGATTGATACGAGGTTTGATTGAGTTGAAAAAGCTCCGCCGTAACACTAAAATGCTCTTCTTGAAAGCACCAAGGGGCAACAGTCATGGAGCCATCATCAGTTCTGACTATTTTTACAGTGCTTTGACTAGTGATGTCACCGATGATGAGCGATCTTTTCTCACCATCTTCTAGCTCTCCTTTGCATAGGATAAGAGAGCACTCATCACACCAGCGCAAAAAACGGTAATAGCCCACTACCTCATTTTCTCTCAGCGAGTGGAGTTTTCTTAGTTTTTTCTGAATGGCACGTTGTTCTTTGATGAACTGGCGCATGTTGTCAGTCTGATACTCGCTACTCTCACAGAGTGATGTCGTGTGCATAGAGACCAAAAGCTGTATCCAAGTAGATTTATAAGCAGACTCTTGAGTGATTTTCCTTGCTTGCGTCAAGTCAAAGCCTCGCTCGGAATAATCTTTGGGATGTCCATCAGTAGTAATCCATTCAGC is part of the Reichenbachiella agarivorans genome and harbors:
- the sbnA gene encoding 2,3-diaminopropionate biosynthesis protein SbnA; this encodes MIRFSQTLSQPKLKQGILATIGNTPLVQLQYLYPAYNVSIFAKIESFNPGGSIKDRTAESLLVDAMKTGQVQRDTTIIESSSGNMAIGLAQLCLKHGLKLIVVVDPNVNPQTLKILKTYSAKIEMIDCIDDSSYLNVRLAKVQALLKKIPNSFWPNQYANLANPQAHYHTMREIAEVLHHDVDFLFAATSTCGTIMGCAEYIRQHEMHTKVVAVDALGSIIFHQKSGSRLIPGHGAGRASQLLDRSQVSKVIHVSDKQCISGCHHLLHKEAILAGGSSGAVVHAVGHMLPQIPDGSRCAMILCDSGERYLDTIYSPEWVEHNFGRVETEMTKLSEWYDTHENEI
- a CDS encoding DUF3891 family protein, producing the protein MIVRNLNQGYEIIFQRNHALLAGELARHLKEAFRPPRWIETLSAILEHDDGQTDWSEAEWITTDGHPKDYSERGFDLTQARKITQESAYKSTWIQLLVSMHTTSLCESSEYQTDNMRQFIKEQRAIQKKLRKLHSLRENEVVGYYRFLRWCDECSLILCKGELEDGEKRSLIIGDITSQSTVKIVRTDDGSMTVAPWCFQEEHFSVTAELFQLNQTSYQSTEELRAQISNTSPVTKTWIFKKNAMI